ATGCGCGGCAGCGCCGCGGCATCGAGGTGGTCGCCGTGCCGAGCGACGCCAGCGGGCAGGTCGACCTGGAGGAACTGGAGCGCCGGATCGACCCCAAGGTCAAGCTGATCGCCATCACCCATGTGCCGACCAACGGCGGTCTGGTCAATCCGGCGGCGGCGGTCGGCCGGATCGCCCGCGCCAAGGGCATTCCCTTCCTGCTCGACGCCTGCCAATCTACGGGTCAGTTGGATATCGACGTAGAGGCCATCGGCTGCGACCTGCTGTCGGCGACCGGGCGCAAGTATCTGCGGGCGCCGCGCGGGACCGGTTTTCTCTATGTCCGGCGCAGCCTGCTCGAGCGGCTGGACCCGCCCTTTCCCGATTTGCGGTCGGCCCGTTGGGAGGCCCCGGACCGCTTCGTCTGGTACGACGGCGCCCGCCGCTTCGAGAACTGGGAGTTCAACTATGCCGCAGTCCTCGGCCTGGGCGCGGCGGTGGACTACGCGCTGGACTTGGGCCTGCCGGCCATCGAGGCCCGCGTGACGGCCCTGGCGGCGGAGCTGCGCGAGCGCCTGGGGGCCGTCTCCGGTATCGAGGTGACGGATCTTGGCGAGACGCGCTGCGGCCTCTGCACCTTCACCATTGCAGGCCGGGAGGCCAGCGACGTTGCCGCCAAGCTGCGCAACCAGGCGATCAACCTTTCCGTCAGCGATCCCAACGGCACGCTGCTCGACGCCACCCGGCGCGGCCTGCCGGACCTGGTCCGTGCCAGCGTCCACTACTACAACGACGCCGAGGAGATGGACCGCCTGATCGCCGCTCTCGCGGCCCTCTAGGAGCCTGGAAGATGCCGTTGCAGATGAAAGCTGCCGAAGTTGTGGCGGTCGCCGCCCGTGCCGGCCATCGCTTCAGCAAGACCCTGCGGCCGGAGATCCGTCTGCTGGCCGGCCTCGGCGTCGAGGGCGATGCGCACAAGGGCGCCACGGTCAAGCATCGCTCCCGCGTGGCACGCGACGCCGGTCAGCCGAACCTGCGCCAGGTTCATCTGGTTCATGCCGAGCTGTTCGACGTCCTGGCGGGCAGGGGCTTCGGCGTGAAGCCGGGCGATATCGGCGAAAACGTCACGACCCGAAATCTCGACCTTCTCGCCCTGCCGACCGGGGCGCGGCTTCGGATCGGCGAGAAGGCGCTGGTCGAGGTCACCGGCCTGCGCAACCCCTGCGCCCAGCTCGATGTCTTTCAGCCCGGCCTGATGAAGGCCGTTCTGGACCGCGACTCCGACGGTGCCCTGATCCGCCTCGCCGGCGTCATGGGTGTCGTGATCGCCGGCGGCAGGGTGCGTCCCGGCGATGCCATCGCCGTGGAGCTGCCGGCCGGGGCGCGGCAAAACCTGCAGCCGGTCTAGCGGGCGGTCCCAACCGCTTTTCGGCGGCCTGTGACGGCGCGCCACACCGCTGGACTTGTGACGAGGCGGTGCTTGTGAGGCGGCGGCGCACTGCTTAATCTAACGGCTTGCCAGAATGGGGAGGTTCGTCATGGCCGAGTCGCGCCACGTCCAGGTTTTGATCGTCGGGTCCGGTGCCGCGGGTCTGACCGCCGCGATCTATACGGCCCGCGCCAACCTGAAGCCCGTGGTCCTGGCCGGCCTTCAGCCGGGCGGCCAGATGACGATCACCACTGATGTCGAGAACTATCCCGGCTTTGCCGACGTGATCCAGGGGCCCTGGCTGATGGAGCAGATGTCCAAGCAGGCCGAACACGTCGGCGCGGAGCTGCTCTACGACCTGGCGACCGAGGTCGATCTCGACCGCCGCCCCTTCGTCGTGCGCTGCGACAGCGGTGCGACGCTGACCGCCGATGCGCTGATCGTCGCGACCGGCGCCTCGGCGCGCTGGCTGGGCCTGGAGAGCGAGCAGACCTTCAACGGGCGCGGCGTCTCGGCCTGCGCGACCTGCGACGGCTTCTTCTATCGCGACAAGGAGGTCTGCGTGGTCGGCGGCGGCAACACCGCCGTGGAGGAGGCGCTCTATCTCGCCAACATCGCCAGCAAGGTCACCCTGATTCACCGCCGCGACAGCCTGCGCGCCGAAAAGATCATGCAGGACCGTCTTTTCAAGCACCCCAAGGTCATGGTGGTCTGGGACCACGTGGTGGAGGAGGTGCTGGGCGACGAGATGGGCGTGACGGGGGTCCGTGCGAAGAACGTCAAGACCGGCGCCACCCAGGACATCGCCTGTCACGGCTTCTTCGTCGCCATCGGCCACGACCCGGCCACGGCCTTCGTCAAGGGCAAGCTGCCGATGGACGAGGAGGGCTACATCCTGGCCGAGTCGGGCTCCACCAGGACGGCGATCCCCGGCGTCTTTGCCGCCGGCGACTGCGTGGACAAGGTATTTCGCCAGGCCGTCACGGCTGCCGGCATGGGCTGCATGGCGGCGCTGGAGGCGGAAAAGTATCTGGCGGCGCTGGGCGATCAGGCGGTCGCCGCCGAGTAGCGCGCGCAATCGCAGCTTCGCCGCGCGCGGAGCGGTGGGGTGGGGCGTCCAGCTTCGCCGGGCTGGGCTTTTAGCTCTTCCAACTTCTATAGTTAGGGCGCGCCGTTCGAGTCGGACGTTTCTTCGCGGCGCTAACTCCAGTGGGGGCGGAGTCCTTTGATGGACTGGGACAAGCTGCGCATTTTCCACGCCGTTGCGGAAGCGGGCAGCTTCACGCATGCGGGCGAGGTGTTGAATCTCAGCCAGTCGGCGGTCAGCCGGCAGATCTCGGCCCTCGAGGAGTCCTTGAAGGTCCCGTTGTTTCACCGCCATGCGCGCGGGCTGATTCTGACCGAACAGGGCGAGTTGCTCTACCACACGGCGCATGAGGTCTTCGGCAAGCTGGCGATGACCGAGGCGCTGCTGACCGAAAGCAAGGACCGGCCGCGCGGACCGCTCAAGGTCACCACGACTGTCGCCTTCGGCTCGACCTGGCTCGCACCGCGGGTGCGCGAGTTCCTGGAACTCTATCCCGAGATCGAGCTGCATATGATCCTGGACGACCGGGAACTCGATCTCTCGATGCGCCAGGCGGACGTGGCCATTCGTTTGTCGCCGCCGCGCCAGGCCGACCTGATCCAGCGCCACCTGCTGACCGTGCACATGCACGCCTTCGCCTCGACGGCCTACCTCAAGAAGCACGGCCTGCCGAAGGTGCCGAGCGATCTGGACAACCATCGGATCGTCGTCTACGGCGAAGACACCCGTCCCCCGGTTCCCGACGTGAACTGGCTGTTGCGCATCGGCATGCCCTCGAATTCGATGCGCCGGGCCGCGCTGACCCTCAACAACGTCTACGCCATCATGCAGGCCGTCTCCTCCGGCGCCGGCTTGGGCGCCTTGCCCGAGTTCATGGTGCAGGAGGGCAGCGATCTGGTGCATGTCTTGCCGGAGTCCGAGGGGCCGCGCATCGACGCCTACTTCGTCTATCCGGAGGAGCTGCGCGGCACGCGGCGGATCGAGGTCTTCCGGGATTTCCTGCTGCGCCAGGTCGCTCAATCGCGCTTCTAACCGCCCGGCTTTCGGCCGGCGCGCGTTCAGATGCCTTGCCGGTACGGGACCTCGCGCTACGCTGGCGTCCTCGAGCGGGGCTTGACCGCGGGCTTCTGGATCACCGGCAGACGGCGCGGCACGGGTGAGGACTGAATGATCGAGGTATTCGTCATCGCGTAGGGGATGATCTCGTCGATCAGCGCTTCCAGATCCTCGACCGATGGCACATGGGCGCGGGCGATGAAGCAATCCTCTCCGGTCACCCTGTAGCACTCGACCACCTCGGGCAGTCCACGCAGAATCTCGGCGACCTTCTTGAGCTGACCCGGGATCGGCCGGATGCGGAGCCAGGCCGCGAGCGGCAGTCCAAGTGCCTCCGGGTTGATTTTCACCGTGTAACCTCCGATCACGCCCGCTTCTTCCAGGCGCTTGATGCGCTCGGACACGCTCGGCGGGGTGAGCCCGACCTCCCGAGAGAGTTCGGCCAGACTGACACGTGCGTTGTCGATGAGGGCCGAAAGGATCCGCAGGTCCACCGCATCCAGCCCACCATTTTCATATCGAAGGCGTTTCACTTTTACGGCCTCATAAAGATTGGCCAATCGAGCCTAACACCTGAGTTATGCGCTGTAGCTACGAAAAATCGACTCTCATACTGATGGAAATCTCGGGGAGAGCCGATGAAACCGCGCAGTTTGACGTTCACGGCAGTCGCCCGGTCGGTCCCGCCGCACGCCTGGTTCGGCATCAGCGCGACCTTTCACTATCTCGGGCCGTCCTTCGCGGTGCTGCTGTTCCCCGCCGTCGGCGTCCTCGGAGTCGCCTGGATGCGGATCGCATCGGCGGCGCTGATCTTCGCGCCCTGGACCAAACCTTGGCGGATGCTGCACGCGGCGGACTCCCGCACAAGGCTTCTGCTGATCGGCCTGGGTCTGTGTCTCGCCGTCATGAACGTATCCTTCTACCTGGCGCTCGAACGGCTCCCCATGAGCCTGGTCGCGGCAATCGAGTTCGTCGGCACGATCGGACTGGCGGTTTGCGGACTGCGGACGGGCCGCAATTTTCTGGCGTTGGCCCTCGCCATGGTCGGCGTCCTACTGCTGATCGACGTGACCTGGTCGAGTGATCCGCTGGGACTGTTCTGGGCTTTTCTCAACGGAGCGCTCTTCGTCGGCTACGTCATCCTGGGGCATAAGGTCTCGGAGCAGGGAGCAAGCGGCGGTGTCGAGGGTCTCGGCGCCGCCATGGCGATCGCCTTCCTTTTCGTCATGCCCATCGGCTTCCCGGAAGCGATGGAAGCCTTCGGCGCCGTCGAGTTGCTGCTTGCGGGTCTCGGCGTCGGCCTCTGCTCCTCTGTAATCCCTTACGTTTGCGACCAACTGGCCATGTCGAGATTGCCGCGTGCGAGCTTCGCGCTGCTCCTCGCGCTTCTTCCGGCCACGGCGACGCTCATCGGGGCGATCGTGCTCGCGCAGATTCCGACCTTGCAGGACCTTTTCGGCGTGGCTCTGGTCATGCTCGGAGTCGCCCTGCATAAGCCCGCTCCTCCCGCGAATTCAGGGAAAGAGGCGGAGACACTCACGACCAAGTAGAACGGCAAGGTCTTCGGACATCTTCAGAAGGGGTCTGTCTGTAAGCGGAGACCGCAAAAAGGGCCGGACGGTCGCTCCGCCCGGCCCTCTCTTGCCGTTTTGAAACCGTCGGACTTACGCGGCTTCGTTCTCCAGGACCTTCGTGCCCCGGCCGTTGGCGACGGCCTGGATCGCGATGCTGCGGGGCTTCGCCGACTCCGGCACCTCGCGCAGTAACTCGACATGCAGCAGGCCGTTCTCCAGCCGGGCGCCGGACACGCGGATGTGATCGGCGAGCTGGAAGCTGCGCTGGAACGCACGGGTCGCGATGCCGCGATGCAGGAAACGGGGGCGTTCGCCCTGTCCTTCGGCTTCGTCGCGTCCCTTCTTGCCTTCGATCGTCAGCTGGTTCTCGTGCAGCGTGACGTTCAGGTCGTCATCGCCGAATCCGGCCACCGCCATCGTGATGCGATAGGCGTCATCGCCGGTCTTCTCGATATTGTAGGGGGGATAGTTGAGTGCGCTCTCGTCGACCCGGCTCGCCGTATCGAGCAGGTTCATCATACGGTCGAATCCGACCGTGGCGCGCAGAAGCGGGGAAAAATCGGTGGTACGCATAGATCATATCCTCCAAGAAGCGATATGTGTTCGAACAGCCCTCCGATCGGTCGGCAGGGCCCGTGGATCAGATCGGGGCAAGGTCTCCGAACCCGCTAGGCGGCCTTCGGTTTGCCCAAATCTTCGTCTCAGGTAATCAAGCGCTAACTTCACTTCAAGAGTATGGGGCGCGGCGTTTCGGTCGCCCCCTCCGCACTTGTGGAGCGCTAGCAAGCTGTTAATGTTTCAGGATCATGTCGCAGAACAACCCGTCAGAAGTCAGCCCGCAGATCTCGTTTCTCAATGGAACCTACGCCGAGGCGCTCGCGCTGACTCAGGAAGCGCGCGACTACGTCGCGCTGGAGGAGCGGGCGGAGCGCAAGGGCCTGCGGCCGGCGGATCAGCTGGTGGCGGCCTGCGAATCCATGCGGGTCACCACGCGCTTGACCCAGGTGATGGCCTGGCTTCTGGTGCAGCGCGCCGTGCAGGCGGGTGAGATGACGCGAGACGATGCGCGCCAGCCTCAGCACCGGCTCAGCGCGAAGGAAATCTGCGAAACCTCGGAACTCTCGGCACCCGCGGACCTGACGCCGCGGATGATGCATCTGCTCAGCCGCAGCCATGCGCTCTACGAGCGGGTGGCCCGGTTGGACGCGCTACTGGATACCTAGTCTTCGCTGGGCGTCGAAGGTCTGCGAACGTGAAAGCCCGTAAAGGCGAGGCCTGTCGGCTCGGCTGCCTTACTTCTTCAGGCCGAGGCCGGCAAAGCGTTTGTTGAACTTCGCGACCTGTCCGCCGCTCTCGTTCAGGCGCTGCACGCCGGTCCAGGCCGGATGAGTCTTGATGTCGATATCCAGACGCAGGCTCTGCCCGGCCTTCCCGTAGGTGGAGCGCATCGGCAACTCCGTACCGTCGGTCATCACCACGGTGAGGTCGTGATATTCGGGATGGATGTCTTTCTTCATGGTCCTGGACTTTCTGACCTAAGGCTTTCCAGCCTGAGCTTTTCGAGCGGCGCGTTGTGAGAGGTCGCGGATATAAACAAACCCGCGACCGATCGCAACCCCGCGAAGCGCCTTGTCATGAGGTCGCAGTCTGGGGCCGGATCATCGCAGGCGCACGGGATTTCGCCTCCGCCGAGGACGGCAATCGCCCTCTAACCCTATGAGAGAGCGGGATTTCCGCTTTGCGTGGATCGCCCCTGCGATCCGACCTGAAGCGATCCTGCTGCGTGGGAGCCTCGCTTGCGAGGCCCCTGCAGCTCGTGCAATAGCTGACGCGGGCCATTTACCCACGAGTGGCCGTTGTTTTTCCTGGAGCGCGAAACCTCCGTCGATGTCCGATCCTGCTACCGCCCCCTCCGGCGCCTCTCCTTCCAGCGCCTCGGCGCCGGCTCCGGCGACGACCGCCGCCTTGCGCCAGAGCGACCGGCCCAAGAGTCGCGATCTGCGCGTGCTCGTGACGCTCTGGAGCTTCGTCAAGCCTTACGGCTGGCAGGTCGCGCTGGCGGCCCTGGCGCTGATCGTCGCTGCGGGCACCGTCCTGGCCCTGGGCAAGGGCCTGAGGATGCTGGTCGACGAAGGCTTCGCGTCGGGCAACTCGGCGCTGCTCGACAAGGCCGTCCTGGTGCTGCTGGGGGTGGTCGTGCTGCTGGCCGGCGCGACCTACGCGCGCTTCTACCTGGTGTCCTGGATCGGCGAGCGGGTGGTGGCGGATGTCCGCCGGGCCGTCTTCGACCGGGTGATCGCCCTCTCGCCCGCCTATTTCGAAATCAACCGCACGGGCGAGATCCTGTCGCGCCTGACCACCGACACGACGATCCTGCAGGTCGTGGTCGGCAGTTCGGTTTCGGTGGCTTTGCGCAATGTTCTCCTCTTCGTCGGCGGTCTCGTGCTGCTGATGATCACCTCGCCGAAGTTGACGGGGCTCGTTCTTCTGGTGGTGCCGCTGGTGCTGCTGCCGATCATCTTCTTCGGCCGGCGCGTACGCCGGCTTTCGCGCGAGAGCCAGGACCGGATCGCCGATGTCGGTGCCTACGTCGACGAATCCCTCAATGCGATCCGCACGGTTCAGGCCTTCACCCACGAGTCGCTGGACAGTCAGCGCTTCGGTCAGCGCGTTGAGGGGGCTTTCGCGACCGCCGTCCGCCGAATCAGCGCGCGGTCGGCCCTGACCGGAACCGTGATCGTTCTGGTGTTCGGCTCGATCTCCGCGATCCTCTGGGTCGGCGGTCACGACGTGCTGAGCGGGCGGATCAGCGCCGGCGAGCTCTCGGCCTTCGTCTTCTACGCGGTGGTGGTGGCCGGCGCGGTCGGCTCGATCAGCGAAGTGATCGGCGATCTGCAGCGCGCCGCGGGCGCGACCGAGCGGCTGCTCGACCTGCTGGCGACCGACAGCGAGATCGAGGTGCCCGACAACCCGGCGCCGCTGGCGCAGCCGGTCAAGGGGGCCATCGTCTTCGACCGGGTGAACTTCCACTACCCCGCGCGTCCCGAGTGGGCGGCCCTGGAAGACTTCTCGCTGGAGGTGGCGCCCGGCGAGAAGGTCGCGCTGGTCGGTCCGTCGGGCGCCGGCAAGACCACGGTGATGCAGCTTCTCCTGCGCTTCTACGACCCGGCCGGCGGCAGCCTGCGCTTCGACGGGGTCGACCTGCGCGCGCTCGATCCGCAGCAGCTGCGCGGCGCCATCGGCCTGGTGCCGCAGGAGCCGGTGATCTTCGCGGCGGACGCCTGGGAGAACATCCGCTACGGCCGGCCGGAGGCCAGCGACGCGGAGGTTTTGGAGGCTGCCCGCGCCGCCCATTGCCTGGAGTTTCTGGAGAACCTGCCCAGCGGTCTCGACAGCTTCATGGGCGAGAAGGGCGTCAGGCTGTCCGGCGGCCAGCGTCAGCGCCTGGCCATCGCCCGCGCCATCCTGCGCGATCCCGCCCTGCTGCTGCTGGACGAGGCCACCTCCTCCCTGGACGCGGAGAGCGAGAAGGCGGTGCAGGACGCGCTCGACCGGCTGATGGTCGGGCGCACCTCCATCGTCATCGCCCACCGGCTGGCGACCGTCCTCATGGCCGACCGCATCATCGTGCTCGACCGTGGCCGCATCGTGCAGGCCGGCAGCCACGCCGAACTGCTGCGGGACCGCGACGGCCTTTACGCCCGTCTCGCCGCCCTGCAGTTCGACCAGGCCGAGGCCCTGGGCCGCCCCAGCTACGACGAGGTCGCCGCGAAGTAGCTATGGATAGTCGCGACAGTCATTGCTTTTGCCGAGCTTGACCGAAACCCCACCCCGAGCGAAGCGTTGCTCAGGGTGGGGCATCCGTGAGCTAGCGATCCGTCGGAGTTTGTGCGGTGGTGTCGCTGTCAACGACGATCGTCGGCGTCTCTACGAAGCCGCCGTGAAAGCGACCGGCAAGTGCTTCAGCGACAACTCGCACTGAGGCTGCGCCGATTGCAGCAGGATCTGTGTCTACCGTTGCGGTGAGTTCGCCTTCGGAAACCATCTGAAGTGCATCGGGATCGCCGTCACGGCCGAGGAGGAGGATGTCTGACCGCCCGGCGGCATCGGTTGCCAGGCGTGCGCCCATGATCATGTTGTCGTTGGCAGCCCAGATCAGATCGATGTCCTGATGTTCACGTAGCAGCGTCTCTGCCGCCTTTTTGCCGCCTTCCACGCTCCAGTCGCCTTGCTCGCTTCCCACGACTGTCAGATGCGCGTGCTCCGCAAGACCTTCGCGAAACCCTGAGACAGCCTCTGTGGAATGGTAGCCTGGCGCACCCTCGATAAGGCCCACTTGCATTGTCCGACCCGCTGAAAGCCGACCGGCATAATCCCCCATGGCGCGGTTGGCGCCGCGTTGCGAATAGCCGACGACGGCATGAATCGGTGTGGGAAAGGATTGCAGGTCGGAGTTCGCGACAACCACTACAATTCCGGCATCGACGGCTTGACGGAGGATCGGGGCAGCCAGCTCCGCGTCGCGTATAGCCACAATCAGGCCATGCACATCGGGCAATCCGTGGACCGAGGGGCGCGTGATAACTTCTTCAATTAGCGCCACATGCACCTCGTAGCGCCACATGCACCTCGTAGCGCCACATGCACCTCGTTGTCGCCGCTTCCCGGCGGTCCCATGGTGATCGCTTCGGCATTGATTTGGTCGGCCATGGCCTCGACGCCTTCGCGCATTGAGGCATAGTAGGAAAAATCCGGCGCGACCGGCACGAAGGCAAGTCGGATCGGTCCTTCACGTACCGCGTCACGCCCGCGAAGATTGTCGAAGGGTGCTTGTGAGTTGACGGCGAGCGGCGCTGCCGAGGTGGCCGGCGCTGTCTCGGCCTGCGCCCCGCTATCTGCAGCTACCGAAGGATTGGCGATGGCGTTGACGGTGACGACAAAGGTTGTAACTGCGGTTAGGACTACACTTCGCATCCGCTATTCCCCTTCTCAATACGTTTCCAGGTTGCGGCGCCTGTGAGGTCGTCCCCGCACGCGGCTGGCGCCGACACGTGGAACTTGGGGCTATTGGCGAACGGCTTCTTTCACCGCCTGGCCCGATTTTCACGATCTTAGCGTCCTGTATCAGCTGATCGCGTCATTGCCGAGTTTCCCGCTTCTCCCCACTTGATTTCAGGGGAGAACAGGTAGCTGGAATTGCTCAGGGTGCGCGATGGCGACTTATCCGGTATGAAAAACTTGCGGGTGGCGTCTCCTATTTCTTCGGTCCTTGCACCGACCGATGTGGCTCGGCTTCTGCCCTGTCGGCCCGTACTCAGCAGCGAAGACTTGGGTTGGAAAGATCTTGTGGTCCTGCGCCAGGCGCAGCCGGCTGCCGAGTTGCCGGAGTGGACAATCGGTCATCACAAAATTAGCGTCGTCACCCGTGGTGGATATCATCTTGAGCAGTGATATGTCGGGCGCTGGCGCAGCGCGCGTACCCGAGTAGACGATGTTACGATCCTCCCGGCCGGTTCGCCGGTGGCGTGGCGCTGGGACCGAGCCATTGAGGTGATAGACCTTTTTCTCGCCCCGCCTGTCGTTGCACGAGTCGTTGAGCAGGAATTCGACAACGATCCGGCCCGTTTGGAGATCCGTGACTGCTTCGCTGCGCGGGAGAGCGGACTCGCATTACTAGCCCGCACGCTGTTGGCCGAGGTCGCGGCCGGATCCCAAGGGCGTCTATTCGCGGAGAGTCTCGCGACGGCGCTTGCTGTCGTCCTCGCTCGAACTCATTCGGCTTCGCCATTGCGAGAGGTTCGAGAGAGCGACGGTACGCCAAGCAGACACAGGCTTGCTCCTGCGCGGTTTCGTCGTGCGACCGACCTCATGCGGGACAGGCTTGCCGACGACATCAGTCTCTCCGACATAGCCGACTCCGTTGGTCTCAGCCCACAGCACTTTGCTCGGGCCTTCTCTCGTGAAACCGGCATGCCGCCTCACCGCTACCTTATGGGGCTTCGCGTTGAGCGAGCCCGAGAATTCTTGGCCGAAAGCAACCTGCCCCTAGCCGCCGTGGCGATCAAATCGGGCTTTTGTTCACAGAGCCACATGACAACTGCTTTCAAGCGTGTTCTCGGAACGACGCCTGGGCGCTATCGAGTAACTGCCAAGGCGTGGTGACGCAAAACTTCGCATTGCTTGTTTCAGTTCGTCTGCTCGCAACGATTGGCAGGGCGGCTCAAAACGGTCTGTCAGCCGTAAGCGCCGAAGCAGTGCGAGATGCCGACCGTGAGGTCCTGGGCGATCTCGAAGGCCGAGAGCATCGGGTCGATCAGCTGCCGGTTCATCTCCGCATAGTCGATGGCTTCGGCCCCGCGATAGCTGGCGGCCTCGTCGAGCTGGTAGTCGGCGGCGATCGGCTGGCCCGCCGGAAAGATTCTGCGCAGCAGTTGGGTCGTCTCGAGCACGCGCAGGCGGGTCGTCAGCGCGATGACGTCGTCCTGCGACATGTCGTGACGGGTCGAGAATTTCGGCAGCCGCGCCGCCAGCAGGAAGATGTGCTGGATCAGCGCGAGGCGCAGGCTCTGCAGCAAGGCGGGGTCCGCGCTCCGCCGGCTGTCGCCGCCCTCCGCGCCGATCCCGGACTCGACGCCGATCTCCGCCAGCAGGTCATCCAGGTGGATGGCATCCTCGCGCAGGGCCGAGCCCAGCCGGAGCATCGCGTAGAAGCGCGGGTCGTCGCGCAGATGTTCGGCCAGCAGCAAGCAGCCTTCCTTCAGGCCGGTTTCGCGCTCGCGTCTGGGCCGGGCGACCCAGTAGGCGCCGTCGAACAGGGCCGCGTAGGCCGCCAGCGTGTCCAGGCTGGAGAGCGCCCGGGCGCGCCGCACCAGATCGACGATCACCTTGAGGCGGTCGGAGCGGGCATGCAGGCCGGCGAAGGTTTCGCGGTCGTGGCGCAAGGCTGAGCCGAGGCCGGCGACCAGGTTGATGCCGTAGCCGAGCTGCTGCAGCAGCGCGTTGTGCGGAATGGCGCGCAACGCGGCGGCGGCGACGCGGCTGTCGCTGCGGCCATCGAACTGCCGGCTGGTCTTACGCGATCCGGTGGCGACCAGAAGGTTGGTGCCGAAGGCGGTCAGCAAGGTGCTGTGGTCCGCCTCGGCGAAAAGCCGGGTCTGAAAGCTGCGCAGGCGCTCGTGCAGATCGCGATTGAAGAGGTAGGCCGCGTAGAAGGGGTCGTCCTGGGCCGGACCGCTGTCGGCCAGGCGCGCTTCCAGGATGCCGGCGAGAACGGCGAGCGCCAGTTCGGCCCGGCCGAAGAAGACGTAGCCGTCGCCGCCCTGGAAACTGGTTTCGTGCAGCAGGCGAATGCCGCGCGCCCTGTAGCGCTGCCGCACCCAGGGCGAGAGCACGTAGTCCTGCCGGTCGCGGAAGCTGGCGGGATGCGCACCGCGGCCCATCGACTCGCCGTGGGTATCGAAGATCAACACCTCGATCTCGCCCAGATCCTCTGCCGCCTGGGCCGCTTCGATCACGCCCGCCAACTGCCCCTGCAGCCGCTCGACCGCCAGCGCGGCGGGAACCTGGCCGATGAAACGGCCGGCGTCCGAGAAGCCGGTCTGCACGGCCAGGCGGCCGCGCGCGCCGATGTAGCGGCGATAGCTCCTGGTCTTCAGCAGGCTTTCGACCAGCGCGGCGCCGTGCTCCAGCGCCTGCTCGGTTTCGAACAGCGGGGAAATGTCGACCCGGTCCTCGACGCCGAACAGGCGGGCGAAGTAGAGCGCGGCCAGCGGTGTGAAGGGATGCTCGCACTCGGCGATCAGCAGCCGGATCGGTTTGTCGCCGTCGATGTGCTTGAGGATCTGCGCAATCGCGATGAACTGGCGGACCGCGGTGGCGCTTTCCAGCGCCAGCGAGGCGAAGTTGACCGTCTCCCGCGGCAGATCCTCCACCGCGCGATCCAACTGGT
This genomic window from Algihabitans albus contains:
- a CDS encoding aminotransferase class V-fold PLP-dependent enzyme — encoded protein: MSPTSTASVMESIDLARVRAETPGCAKVAHFNNAGAALMPTPVVEAQIAHLRREAEIGGYEARAEAAERLDSVYGSIGRLLNCGAEEIALVENATVAWNLAFQAFDWQPGDKVLTAEAEYASNYIAYLHARQRRGIEVVAVPSDASGQVDLEELERRIDPKVKLIAITHVPTNGGLVNPAAAVGRIARAKGIPFLLDACQSTGQLDIDVEAIGCDLLSATGRKYLRAPRGTGFLYVRRSLLERLDPPFPDLRSARWEAPDRFVWYDGARRFENWEFNYAAVLGLGAAVDYALDLGLPAIEARVTALAAELRERLGAVSGIEVTDLGETRCGLCTFTIAGREASDVAAKLRNQAINLSVSDPNGTLLDATRRGLPDLVRASVHYYNDAEEMDRLIAALAAL
- a CDS encoding MOSC domain-containing protein, with the protein product MPLQMKAAEVVAVAARAGHRFSKTLRPEIRLLAGLGVEGDAHKGATVKHRSRVARDAGQPNLRQVHLVHAELFDVLAGRGFGVKPGDIGENVTTRNLDLLALPTGARLRIGEKALVEVTGLRNPCAQLDVFQPGLMKAVLDRDSDGALIRLAGVMGVVIAGGRVRPGDAIAVELPAGARQNLQPV
- the trxB gene encoding thioredoxin-disulfide reductase yields the protein MAESRHVQVLIVGSGAAGLTAAIYTARANLKPVVLAGLQPGGQMTITTDVENYPGFADVIQGPWLMEQMSKQAEHVGAELLYDLATEVDLDRRPFVVRCDSGATLTADALIVATGASARWLGLESEQTFNGRGVSACATCDGFFYRDKEVCVVGGGNTAVEEALYLANIASKVTLIHRRDSLRAEKIMQDRLFKHPKVMVVWDHVVEEVLGDEMGVTGVRAKNVKTGATQDIACHGFFVAIGHDPATAFVKGKLPMDEEGYILAESGSTRTAIPGVFAAGDCVDKVFRQAVTAAGMGCMAALEAEKYLAALGDQAVAAE
- a CDS encoding LysR family transcriptional regulator, whose product is MDWDKLRIFHAVAEAGSFTHAGEVLNLSQSAVSRQISALEESLKVPLFHRHARGLILTEQGELLYHTAHEVFGKLAMTEALLTESKDRPRGPLKVTTTVAFGSTWLAPRVREFLELYPEIELHMILDDRELDLSMRQADVAIRLSPPRQADLIQRHLLTVHMHAFASTAYLKKHGLPKVPSDLDNHRIVVYGEDTRPPVPDVNWLLRIGMPSNSMRRAALTLNNVYAIMQAVSSGAGLGALPEFMVQEGSDLVHVLPESEGPRIDAYFVYPEELRGTRRIEVFRDFLLRQVAQSRF
- a CDS encoding Lrp/AsnC family transcriptional regulator: MKRLRYENGGLDAVDLRILSALIDNARVSLAELSREVGLTPPSVSERIKRLEEAGVIGGYTVKINPEALGLPLAAWLRIRPIPGQLKKVAEILRGLPEVVECYRVTGEDCFIARAHVPSVEDLEALIDEIIPYAMTNTSIIQSSPVPRRLPVIQKPAVKPRSRTPA
- a CDS encoding EamA family transporter, whose translation is MKPRSLTFTAVARSVPPHAWFGISATFHYLGPSFAVLLFPAVGVLGVAWMRIASAALIFAPWTKPWRMLHAADSRTRLLLIGLGLCLAVMNVSFYLALERLPMSLVAAIEFVGTIGLAVCGLRTGRNFLALALAMVGVLLLIDVTWSSDPLGLFWAFLNGALFVGYVILGHKVSEQGASGGVEGLGAAMAIAFLFVMPIGFPEAMEAFGAVELLLAGLGVGLCSSVIPYVCDQLAMSRLPRASFALLLALLPATATLIGAIVLAQIPTLQDLFGVALVMLGVALHKPAPPANSGKEAETLTTK
- a CDS encoding Hsp20 family protein, whose product is MRTTDFSPLLRATVGFDRMMNLLDTASRVDESALNYPPYNIEKTGDDAYRITMAVAGFGDDDLNVTLHENQLTIEGKKGRDEAEGQGERPRFLHRGIATRAFQRSFQLADHIRVSGARLENGLLHVELLREVPESAKPRSIAIQAVANGRGTKVLENEAA
- a CDS encoding DUF1465 family protein yields the protein MSQNNPSEVSPQISFLNGTYAEALALTQEARDYVALEERAERKGLRPADQLVAACESMRVTTRLTQVMAWLLVQRAVQAGEMTRDDARQPQHRLSAKEICETSELSAPADLTPRMMHLLSRSHALYERVARLDALLDT
- the rpmE gene encoding 50S ribosomal protein L31; protein product: MKKDIHPEYHDLTVVMTDGTELPMRSTYGKAGQSLRLDIDIKTHPAWTGVQRLNESGGQVAKFNKRFAGLGLKK